From Leifsonia sp. fls2-241-R2A-40a, one genomic window encodes:
- a CDS encoding UvrD-helicase domain-containing protein yields MGVLESELERERAVVSGLYQRLDELRAETEERLARVRRDSVGSNHQARSERDAFARLYEDQLTQLRDVDARLVFGRLLLEEPVDGSDHRYIGRVGLRDEDQRSLLVDWRAQQAGAFYQATASERMGVRARRHLTMSGRQVTRIDDEVFDEALLEGDRGGERVQGEGALLAALTAQRTGRMHDIVATIQAEQDRIIRSDLRGALVVQGGPGTGKTAVALHRAAYLLYANRQRLSASGVLVVGPSTAFLRYIEAVLPSLGETGVVMSTLGELFPGVEATAEDAPEAAVLKGSAQMARLLSRAVKSRQKAPEQEQTIVVDNERLVVSPELVHRAITRAQRTGKPHNVARVTFVKHALAELTDQLAAQLRASGSTIDEADMKVLREDLRTSYDVRVLLNTAWLPLTPQKLLQDLYARPSWLAELAPRWSQQQRDALRRDRTEPFTVSDVPLLDEAAELLGDFPGRADAADRERDRQRKRDLENAKAAIRNMGVQGLVSAEQLADGFAEQPDRGTTAERAAADRSWTYGHVVVDEAQELSPMQWRVLVRRCPMKSFTIVGDIAQVASAAGATSWQDALDPVFKDAWRLEELTVNYRTPAQITREAERIASEAGLPITPTRAVREGEWPIRRVQAATAGPDALGDAVAEAVAGDRAIDDGGTLAVITTKADLPAVSDAVLQRFGDAAGRGANGLGRPIAVLTGFEAKGLEFDAVVLADPDALASESPRGAASLYVAMTRPTQRLTLVSR; encoded by the coding sequence ATGGGCGTGCTGGAGTCGGAGCTCGAACGCGAGCGCGCCGTGGTGTCGGGGCTGTATCAGCGGCTCGACGAACTGCGTGCGGAGACGGAGGAACGGCTCGCGCGGGTGCGTCGCGACAGCGTCGGAAGCAACCACCAGGCGCGCAGCGAGCGGGATGCGTTCGCGAGGCTCTACGAAGATCAGCTGACGCAGCTCCGCGACGTGGATGCGCGACTCGTGTTCGGGCGGTTGCTGCTGGAGGAGCCCGTGGACGGCTCCGACCACCGCTACATCGGCCGCGTGGGCCTGCGGGATGAGGACCAGCGGTCGCTGCTCGTGGACTGGCGCGCGCAGCAGGCGGGTGCCTTCTACCAGGCGACGGCGAGCGAGCGGATGGGCGTCCGGGCGCGGCGCCACCTGACCATGTCGGGGCGCCAGGTGACCCGGATCGACGACGAGGTGTTCGACGAGGCGCTGCTCGAGGGCGATCGCGGCGGGGAGCGGGTTCAGGGCGAGGGAGCGCTGCTGGCTGCTCTGACGGCGCAGCGCACCGGCCGGATGCACGACATCGTCGCGACCATCCAGGCCGAGCAGGACCGCATCATCCGTTCCGACCTCCGCGGCGCGCTGGTCGTGCAGGGCGGTCCCGGTACCGGCAAGACGGCGGTCGCCCTCCACCGCGCGGCCTACCTGCTCTACGCCAACCGCCAGCGGCTGAGCGCATCCGGTGTCCTGGTGGTCGGGCCGTCGACGGCCTTCCTGCGGTACATCGAGGCCGTGCTGCCCTCCCTCGGAGAGACCGGTGTCGTCATGTCCACGCTCGGCGAGCTGTTCCCCGGTGTGGAGGCGACGGCGGAGGATGCGCCGGAGGCCGCCGTCCTGAAGGGCTCGGCGCAGATGGCGCGGCTGCTCTCACGGGCGGTGAAGTCGCGGCAGAAGGCTCCGGAGCAGGAGCAGACGATCGTCGTCGACAACGAACGCCTCGTCGTGTCGCCCGAACTCGTCCACCGCGCGATCACCCGGGCGCAGCGCACCGGCAAGCCGCACAACGTCGCCCGGGTGACGTTCGTGAAGCACGCGCTCGCCGAGCTGACGGATCAGCTCGCGGCGCAGCTGCGCGCATCCGGTTCGACGATCGATGAGGCGGACATGAAGGTGCTGCGGGAGGACCTCCGCACCTCCTACGACGTCCGCGTGCTGCTCAACACGGCCTGGCTTCCGCTGACCCCGCAGAAGCTCCTGCAGGACCTGTACGCACGGCCCTCGTGGCTCGCCGAACTGGCGCCGCGCTGGTCGCAGCAGCAGCGGGATGCGCTGCGCCGCGACCGCACCGAGCCGTTCACGGTCTCGGACGTCCCGCTGCTCGACGAGGCCGCCGAGCTGCTCGGAGACTTCCCCGGCCGGGCGGATGCGGCGGATCGCGAGCGCGACCGGCAGCGGAAGCGCGACCTCGAGAACGCCAAGGCGGCCATCCGGAACATGGGCGTCCAGGGCCTGGTCAGCGCGGAGCAGCTCGCGGACGGTTTCGCCGAGCAGCCGGACCGCGGGACCACCGCCGAGCGGGCAGCGGCCGACCGCAGCTGGACGTACGGCCATGTCGTCGTCGACGAGGCGCAGGAGCTCTCGCCGATGCAGTGGCGGGTGCTGGTGCGCCGGTGCCCGATGAAGTCGTTCACGATCGTGGGCGACATCGCCCAGGTCGCGTCGGCCGCGGGCGCCACGAGCTGGCAAGATGCGCTGGACCCGGTGTTCAAGGACGCCTGGCGCCTGGAGGAGCTGACGGTCAACTACCGCACGCCCGCTCAGATCACCCGCGAGGCCGAGCGCATCGCCTCCGAGGCGGGCCTGCCGATCACGCCCACTCGTGCGGTGCGCGAGGGGGAGTGGCCGATCCGACGGGTGCAGGCGGCGACCGCAGGGCCGGACGCCCTGGGAGATGCCGTCGCCGAGGCCGTCGCGGGCGACCGGGCGATCGATGACGGCGGAACGCTCGCCGTCATCACGACGAAGGCCGACCTCCCTGCCGTCTCGGATGCTGTGCTGCAGCGATTCGGGGATGCGGCCGGTCGCGGCGCCAACGGGCTCGGACGGCCGATCGCGGTCCTGACGGGCTTCGAGGCGAAGGGCCTCGAGTTCGATGCCGTCGTGCTGGCCGACCCGGACGCGCTGGCCTCCGAGTCTCCGCGCGGGGCCGCATCCCTTTACGTCGCGATGACCCGCCCCACACAGCGCCTCACCCTCGTCTCCCGCTGA
- a CDS encoding DUF1684 domain-containing protein — protein MTHAEPVTTGDTQDRPARAVTAVQTADWRRRVFALYASVRRLAGHDPAEAHAHWISCRNDLFSSHPASPLLPEDRDRFTGLPVVPYDPDWRFELPIHPAAEARRMDVETGTDGVVPFELLGTVRIPLAGTLDVWRLSSYGGGLFVPVKDALAGRPGGTYGGGRYLIDTIKGADLGLDTDDGEASLVLDFNFAYNPSCAYDPAWACPLAQAGNTLGVEVPVGERYAGE, from the coding sequence ATGACGCACGCGGAGCCGGTCACGACCGGAGACACGCAGGACCGGCCGGCGCGCGCCGTCACGGCGGTGCAGACGGCGGACTGGCGGCGGCGCGTCTTCGCGCTGTACGCATCGGTGCGACGGCTCGCCGGTCACGACCCGGCGGAGGCGCACGCGCACTGGATCTCGTGTCGCAACGACCTGTTCTCGTCGCATCCCGCGTCGCCGCTGCTGCCGGAGGACCGCGACCGCTTCACCGGGCTGCCTGTGGTGCCGTACGACCCGGACTGGCGGTTCGAGCTGCCCATCCACCCTGCCGCCGAGGCCAGGCGGATGGACGTGGAGACCGGCACGGACGGCGTGGTGCCCTTCGAGCTGCTCGGCACGGTGCGCATCCCCCTCGCCGGGACGCTCGACGTGTGGCGGCTGTCGTCCTACGGCGGCGGGCTGTTCGTGCCGGTGAAGGATGCGCTGGCCGGGCGGCCCGGCGGGACCTACGGCGGAGGCCGCTACCTGATCGACACGATCAAGGGCGCCGACCTGGGGCTCGACACGGACGACGGCGAGGCGTCCCTCGTGCTCGACTTCAACTTCGCCTACAACCCGTCGTGCGCGTACGACCCGGCGTGGGCGTGCCCGCTCGCGCAGGCCGGCAACACGCTCGGGGTCGAGGTGCCCGTCGGGGAGCGCTACGCCGGGGAGTGA
- a CDS encoding YciI family protein — protein MRFVLMALADDGDPAALDGYERELVRAGVLLAAEALEPADAGACLRFEGEERILSRIPSGHQPTAGDVTGIWMLQTAGEDEALEWARRLPLTRGTVEVRRVAGDAGR, from the coding sequence ATGCGTTTCGTGCTGATGGCGCTCGCGGACGACGGCGACCCGGCCGCGCTCGACGGCTACGAGCGGGAGCTCGTCCGCGCCGGTGTGCTGCTGGCGGCGGAGGCGCTGGAGCCCGCGGACGCCGGCGCCTGCCTCCGCTTCGAGGGCGAGGAGCGCATCCTGAGCCGCATCCCGAGCGGACACCAGCCGACAGCGGGCGATGTGACCGGGATCTGGATGCTGCAGACCGCGGGAGAGGACGAGGCACTGGAGTGGGCGCGCCGCCTGCCGCTGACCCGCGGGACGGTGGAGGTGCGGCGCGTGGCCGGTGACGCAGGCAGATGA
- a CDS encoding 2-phosphosulfolactate phosphatase — translation MTQPTAPEIDIVPAAHRQAKYQVRFDWAEDGLAAIAGDADVLVWVDALPDTAEVPHLPGEGAVVAAGLTDAPAVARWILDEQVRLGRRAMIALVAAGATTPGGSTRFAVEDLLAAGAVVDALAAVGIDYASPEAAAACGTFTGLRGAVAHLLTASVSGQERIAAGAVPAEIAASGRLGTSDAVTVLRAPRQNGAPGAE, via the coding sequence GTGACCCAGCCGACCGCTCCCGAGATCGACATCGTCCCCGCCGCGCACCGACAGGCGAAGTACCAGGTGCGCTTCGACTGGGCTGAAGACGGACTCGCCGCCATCGCCGGGGATGCCGACGTGCTGGTGTGGGTGGATGCGCTCCCCGACACCGCAGAGGTCCCGCACCTTCCCGGGGAGGGTGCGGTCGTCGCCGCCGGTCTGACGGACGCCCCCGCCGTGGCGCGCTGGATTCTGGACGAGCAGGTGCGGCTGGGCCGCCGCGCGATGATCGCGCTGGTCGCCGCCGGCGCCACCACCCCGGGCGGTTCCACCCGCTTCGCCGTCGAGGACCTTCTTGCGGCCGGGGCCGTCGTGGATGCGCTCGCCGCGGTCGGGATCGACTACGCGTCACCGGAGGCGGCCGCCGCCTGCGGGACGTTCACCGGTCTCCGCGGCGCCGTGGCCCACCTCCTGACCGCCTCCGTCTCGGGTCAGGAGCGGATCGCAGCCGGTGCCGTCCCCGCCGAGATCGCCGCCTCCGGTCGCCTCGGAACCTCCGACGCTGTGACGGTGCTCCGAGCTCCCCGGCAGAACGGTGCGCCCGGCGCGGAATGA
- a CDS encoding RNA polymerase sigma factor — MTQEEQAARIPSAEETRRTIDSVWRIESGRLIAGLARVAGDVGLAEELAQDALVAALEQWPETGVPRNPGAWLTTVAKRRAVDGWRRRERLDDRYAAIAHDLEQEIGADDPARVAQEPIGDDLLRLVFVACHPVLPQGARVALTLKLLGGLSTDEIARAFLVPTATIAQRIVRAKRTLSAAGVPFAVPERTEFPERLASVLEVIYLIFNEGYSATAGDDWMRPDLCREALRLGRVLAELTPREPEVHGLVALMEFQASRLGARAAADGSPILLQDQDRARWDQLLIGRGVAALERSDALRLSRRPPVSRGPYALQAAIAARHATAATPEATDWEEIVALYGALGELRPSAVVELNRAVALSMAYGPEAGLEVVDRLAIDGALESYHLLPSVRADLLMRLGRRAEAGHEFRRAAAMTGNLRERELLLARAEECL; from the coding sequence ATGACGCAGGAGGAGCAGGCGGCGCGCATCCCGTCCGCCGAGGAGACCCGGCGGACCATCGACTCGGTGTGGCGCATCGAGTCCGGTCGGCTGATCGCGGGGCTGGCGCGGGTGGCCGGCGACGTCGGGCTGGCGGAGGAGCTGGCGCAGGATGCGCTGGTGGCCGCCCTGGAGCAGTGGCCCGAGACCGGAGTCCCCCGCAACCCCGGCGCGTGGCTGACGACGGTGGCCAAGCGCCGCGCGGTCGACGGCTGGCGGCGACGCGAACGCCTGGACGACCGGTACGCGGCGATCGCCCACGACCTCGAGCAGGAGATCGGCGCGGACGACCCGGCGCGCGTCGCGCAGGAGCCGATCGGCGACGACCTGCTGCGACTCGTCTTCGTCGCCTGCCATCCCGTGCTGCCGCAGGGGGCGCGCGTCGCCCTCACGCTCAAGCTGCTCGGCGGACTGTCCACCGACGAGATCGCGCGCGCGTTCCTCGTCCCGACCGCCACGATCGCGCAGCGGATCGTGCGGGCCAAGCGCACGCTGAGCGCGGCAGGCGTTCCCTTCGCGGTGCCGGAGCGGACCGAGTTCCCTGAGCGCCTGGCGTCGGTGCTGGAGGTCATCTACCTGATCTTCAACGAGGGGTACTCGGCGACGGCGGGCGACGACTGGATGCGTCCCGACCTGTGCCGGGAGGCGCTGCGTCTCGGCCGCGTGCTCGCCGAGCTCACTCCGCGCGAACCGGAGGTGCACGGCCTCGTCGCGCTGATGGAGTTCCAGGCGTCGCGGTTGGGCGCCCGTGCAGCGGCGGACGGGTCGCCCATCCTGCTGCAGGATCAGGACCGCGCCCGCTGGGATCAGCTGCTGATCGGGCGCGGCGTCGCCGCGCTGGAACGCTCGGACGCCCTCCGGCTCAGCAGGCGGCCACCAGTGAGCCGCGGCCCCTACGCACTGCAGGCGGCCATCGCGGCCCGGCACGCCACGGCAGCCACCCCCGAGGCGACCGACTGGGAGGAGATCGTCGCACTCTACGGAGCCCTCGGCGAGCTGCGGCCGTCGGCGGTCGTCGAGCTCAACCGTGCGGTCGCGCTGTCCATGGCCTACGGCCCGGAGGCGGGGCTGGAGGTCGTCGACCGGCTGGCGATCGACGGCGCGCTGGAGTCGTACCACCTGCTCCCGTCGGTGCGCGCCGACCTGCTGATGCGGCTGGGGCGCCGCGCCGAAGCCGGGCACGAGTTCCGCCGCGCTGCCGCGATGACGGGCAACCTCCGGGAGCGCGAGCTGCTGCTTGCGCGAGCCGAGGAATGCCTCTGA
- a CDS encoding GNAT family protein: MIATRPDPHAQLEGATIRLRALTLDDLPDLFDAIGHPEVFAGGWGGGPAAYRDTYEEWREFILGYLAWDTANVTAVVLRDGDRLVGTTTLGDFDLNNGSAHIGWTAYAPEAWGGRVNAEAKRLLLGTAFDHGFERIKLQADVLNERSRAAITRLGAHFEGVLRHTQLRADGTWRDTAVYSILSEEWPTVRDALDARLGVAHA; this comes from the coding sequence ATGATCGCGACCCGCCCGGACCCGCACGCACAGCTGGAAGGGGCGACGATCCGGCTGCGCGCCCTGACCCTCGACGACCTTCCCGACCTGTTCGACGCGATCGGGCATCCCGAGGTCTTCGCCGGCGGCTGGGGCGGCGGACCGGCTGCCTACCGCGACACCTACGAGGAGTGGCGGGAGTTCATCCTCGGCTACCTCGCGTGGGACACCGCCAATGTGACCGCCGTCGTGCTGCGCGACGGCGACCGCCTGGTCGGCACCACCACGCTCGGCGACTTCGACCTCAACAACGGCTCCGCCCACATCGGCTGGACGGCCTACGCGCCGGAGGCCTGGGGCGGCAGGGTCAATGCGGAGGCCAAGCGGCTGCTGCTCGGAACGGCGTTCGACCACGGGTTCGAGCGGATCAAGCTGCAGGCCGACGTGCTCAACGAGCGCTCCCGAGCGGCCATCACGCGCCTCGGCGCGCACTTCGAAGGCGTCCTGCGGCACACGCAGCTGCGCGCCGACGGCACCTGGCGGGACACGGCCGTGTACTCGATCCTGAGCGAGGAGTGGCCGACCGTCCGGGATGCGCTCGACGCCCGGCTCGGCGTCGCCCACGCCTGA
- a CDS encoding DUF427 domain-containing protein: MKAVLNDTVIAEAPQEDLIRIEGNWYFPPASVKSEYLEESATPYTCPWKGECQYFSVKSDNGLLQDRAWSYPTPYPSSFDRVGKDYSNYVAFWKDVQVVD; the protein is encoded by the coding sequence ATGAAAGCCGTGCTGAACGACACCGTGATCGCCGAGGCCCCGCAGGAGGACCTCATCCGCATCGAGGGCAACTGGTACTTCCCGCCCGCGAGCGTGAAGTCCGAGTACCTCGAGGAGAGTGCGACGCCCTACACCTGTCCGTGGAAGGGCGAGTGCCAGTACTTCTCCGTGAAGTCTGACAACGGCCTGCTGCAGGACCGCGCGTGGAGCTACCCCACCCCGTACCCGAGCTCCTTCGACCGGGTCGGCAAGGACTACAGCAACTACGTCGCCTTCTGGAAGGACGTCCAGGTCGTCGACTGA
- a CDS encoding SprT-like domain-containing protein, which translates to MAELDRVRRWAEALIVLHLDPAVWSFGFDNAKTRAGLCNYTSKRITVSRYLAARYEDDEIHQILLHEVAHARAGSRAGHGPRWRAIALDLGYEGKRLHGGAIADDLAPWVGTCPNGHTHYRYRKPGRALACGACSRRFDAANLISWQHREVSSSQRRVAAAAATE; encoded by the coding sequence ATGGCCGAGCTCGACCGCGTGCGCCGGTGGGCGGAAGCGCTGATCGTCCTCCACCTCGATCCAGCCGTGTGGAGCTTCGGTTTCGACAATGCGAAGACCCGCGCCGGCCTGTGCAACTACACCTCCAAGCGCATCACGGTGTCGCGCTATCTCGCCGCCCGGTACGAGGACGACGAGATCCACCAGATCCTGCTGCACGAGGTCGCGCATGCGCGCGCCGGGTCCCGGGCCGGTCACGGTCCGCGCTGGCGTGCGATCGCCCTCGACCTCGGTTACGAGGGCAAGCGGCTGCACGGCGGTGCGATCGCCGACGACCTCGCGCCGTGGGTCGGCACCTGCCCGAACGGCCACACCCACTACCGCTACCGCAAGCCGGGCCGTGCTCTCGCCTGCGGCGCGTGCAGCCGCCGTTTCGACGCGGCGAACCTCATCTCCTGGCAGCACCGCGAGGTGTCGTCGTCCCAGCGGCGAGTGGCCGCCGCGGCCGCGACCGAGTAG
- a CDS encoding CGNR zinc finger domain-containing protein yields MATEAILTRGTGQWMEPGDGQRWWFDSGSLALDFAYTGGLDQPDAGPLHSVGDAAALNAWLTERFPEVAPTAGEREFRDARALRTAIGRLARQASLGEALSPDDVDVVNLFAATPDIPPVLAGGGRQAGRTNARPHQALGSIARDAVRLFGPDVDGRIRECSADDCDLVYLDTSRSGTRRWCSMQRCGNRAKVRAHRARAVRAVELVAARSDAATPAPREPATARWSSGAARSGAATPAPREPATEVTKGAR; encoded by the coding sequence ATGGCGACCGAAGCGATACTCACCCGAGGCACCGGACAGTGGATGGAGCCGGGCGACGGCCAGCGCTGGTGGTTCGACTCCGGCTCGCTCGCCCTCGACTTCGCCTACACGGGCGGCCTCGACCAGCCCGACGCCGGGCCGCTCCACTCCGTGGGCGACGCTGCTGCGCTGAACGCCTGGCTCACCGAGCGGTTCCCCGAGGTCGCGCCGACGGCCGGGGAGCGCGAGTTCCGGGATGCCCGCGCACTGCGCACGGCGATCGGGCGGCTGGCACGGCAGGCCAGCCTGGGGGAGGCGTTGTCTCCGGACGACGTGGATGTCGTGAACCTCTTCGCCGCGACGCCCGACATCCCACCGGTCCTCGCCGGCGGGGGACGGCAGGCCGGGCGCACCAATGCGCGGCCGCACCAGGCGCTCGGGTCGATCGCGCGCGACGCTGTGCGGTTGTTCGGACCGGACGTCGACGGCCGCATCCGGGAGTGCTCCGCGGACGACTGCGACCTCGTCTACCTAGACACCTCGCGCAGCGGCACCCGGCGCTGGTGCTCGATGCAGCGCTGCGGCAACCGGGCGAAGGTCCGAGCGCACCGGGCTCGCGCTGTGCGCGCGGTGGAGCTGGTGGCCGCGCGGAGCGATGCCGCGACCCCAGCGCCGAGGGAGCCTGCGACCGCGCGGTGGAGCTCGGGGGCAGCGCGGAGCGGTGCCGCGACCCCAGCGCCGAGGGAGCCTGCGACCGAGGTCACGAAAGGAGCGAGATGA
- a CDS encoding EVE domain-containing protein yields the protein MAIRYWLGVVQLDHVLRGVAGGFAQVNHGARAPLERMGSADGFVFYSPRASYPDGEPLKQFTAVGRLADDDVFQVTQGPAMRGPQGDFLPWRRRVEWDHDAVATPIRPLLGALDFTRDRPDWGYQLRRGLIELSRHDFELIRRQMRPSPGETRPARGDDRITMAQ from the coding sequence ATGGCGATCCGTTATTGGCTGGGCGTGGTGCAGCTCGACCACGTGCTGCGCGGGGTCGCCGGCGGCTTCGCCCAGGTCAACCATGGCGCCCGCGCGCCGCTCGAGCGGATGGGTTCTGCCGACGGCTTCGTCTTCTACTCCCCGCGTGCGTCCTACCCGGACGGCGAGCCGCTGAAGCAGTTCACGGCCGTGGGACGTCTGGCCGACGACGACGTCTTCCAAGTGACACAGGGCCCGGCGATGCGGGGTCCGCAGGGCGACTTCCTTCCGTGGCGTCGCCGGGTGGAGTGGGATCACGACGCGGTGGCGACGCCCATCCGACCGCTTCTGGGGGCGCTCGACTTCACCCGCGACCGTCCGGACTGGGGCTACCAGCTGCGTCGGGGACTCATCGAGCTGTCTCGTCACGACTTCGAGCTCATCCGCCGGCAGATGCGGCCGTCACCGGGCGAAACACGGCCGGCCCGCGGTGACGACCGCATTACGATGGCCCAGTGA
- a CDS encoding 5-oxoprolinase subunit PxpA has translation MTTVDLNSDLGESFGAWSMGDDAALLRLVSSANVACGFHAGDPSTMLATCRQAAADGVVVGAHVSYRDLAGFGRRAMEVPPGELRDEVLYQLAALSGLARVAGTAVKYVKPHGALYNRIVADATQARAVVDAVAAFDPGLALLGLAGSAVERAAEEAGLRFVREAFVDRGYWTDGTLVPRTEPGALLDGDDEIAARAVRMVTEGVVTAADGTDLRVEVDSLCVHGDTPGAVAMARAVRDGLTAAGIEVEPFA, from the coding sequence ATGACCACCGTCGACCTCAACAGCGACCTGGGCGAGTCGTTCGGCGCCTGGTCGATGGGGGACGACGCCGCCCTGCTGCGCCTCGTCTCGAGTGCCAACGTCGCCTGCGGCTTCCACGCCGGCGACCCCTCCACCATGCTGGCCACCTGCCGGCAGGCTGCCGCCGACGGGGTCGTCGTGGGCGCCCACGTCTCGTACCGCGACCTGGCCGGCTTCGGGCGCCGGGCGATGGAGGTGCCGCCGGGCGAGCTGCGCGATGAGGTGCTGTACCAGCTCGCCGCGCTCTCCGGCCTCGCCCGCGTCGCCGGAACAGCGGTGAAATACGTCAAGCCCCACGGCGCCCTGTACAACCGCATCGTCGCCGACGCCACGCAGGCGCGCGCGGTGGTGGATGCGGTCGCCGCCTTCGACCCCGGCCTCGCGCTGCTCGGGCTGGCCGGCTCCGCCGTCGAGCGCGCCGCCGAGGAGGCCGGACTCCGCTTCGTGCGCGAGGCTTTCGTCGACCGCGGCTACTGGACCGACGGCACCCTGGTGCCGCGCACCGAACCCGGCGCCCTGCTCGACGGCGACGACGAGATCGCCGCGAGGGCCGTTCGCATGGTCACCGAGGGCGTGGTCACGGCCGCCGACGGCACGGACCTCCGGGTGGAGGTCGACTCGCTGTGCGTGCACGGCGACACCCCCGGCGCCGTGGCGATGGCGCGGGCCGTCCGCGACGGCTTGACGGCAGCGGGCATCGAGGTGGAGCCGTTCGCGTGA
- a CDS encoding allophanate hydrolase subunit 1, which translates to MSRRVLPYGDRALLVELEGLDAVLALFRGLTSSRPAGVTDVVPAARTIAVMVEPRILPLSAARAWIERTDPLDPGAVDDRLVEVEVRYDGDDLADVAHLTGLTESDVVEFHTGSTWRVGFGGFAPGFAYLVREGASLDVPRRETPRTSVPPGSVGLAGTFSGVYPRSSPGGWQLIGRTDAVLWDEAADPPALLQPGTVVRFREVP; encoded by the coding sequence GTGAGCCGCCGCGTCCTTCCGTACGGCGACCGGGCCCTCCTCGTGGAACTGGAGGGCCTGGATGCGGTGCTCGCCCTCTTCCGCGGACTCACGTCCTCACGCCCCGCGGGTGTGACCGACGTGGTGCCCGCCGCCCGCACGATCGCGGTCATGGTCGAGCCGCGCATCCTGCCGCTCAGCGCTGCCCGCGCGTGGATCGAGAGAACAGACCCTCTCGATCCTGGCGCCGTCGACGATCGCCTCGTGGAGGTGGAGGTCCGGTACGACGGCGACGACCTCGCCGATGTCGCCCACCTCACCGGACTGACCGAGTCGGATGTCGTGGAGTTCCACACCGGTTCGACCTGGCGCGTCGGCTTCGGCGGCTTCGCGCCCGGGTTCGCCTACCTGGTGCGGGAGGGCGCGTCCCTCGACGTCCCGCGCCGCGAGACGCCCCGCACCTCGGTCCCTCCGGGCTCCGTCGGACTCGCGGGCACGTTCAGCGGCGTCTACCCGCGCTCCAGCCCCGGGGGCTGGCAGCTGATCGGGCGCACGGACGCCGTGCTCTGGGACGAGGCGGCCGACCCTCCTGCGCTCCTGCAGCCGGGCACCGTCGTGCGGTTCCGGGAGGTGCCGTGA
- a CDS encoding PQQ-dependent sugar dehydrogenase, whose product MARNGRRLSLTALAAAALVLAGCSAPTPTPTATRTPTSTPRPTGTSAAVAAIPWQPSGRTTVLETRLEAPWSVVPLPSGSAFLSERDSGTILERLPSGGLREVTTVPGVVHQGESGLLGLAVQQQSAPPFLYAYLTTADDNRVVRMALTGVPGSYALGAPEPVITGIPKASNHDGGRIAFGPDGMLYITAGDASDPGNAQDVASLGGKILRITPEGQVPGDNPFPGSPVWSYGHRNPQGIGWDSRGTMWASEFGQNTWDELNIIRPGSNYGWPVVEGVGGDPKYTDPVYQWPTDEASPSGLAIVGDTIFLAALRGERLWTAWPTDGGAPVTVAPFFDGQFGRLRDVVAVGDRIWLLTNNTDGRGSPRDGDDTLIEAALTPAQAVKRPG is encoded by the coding sequence ATGGCGCGAAACGGCCGCCGCCTGAGCCTCACGGCTCTGGCGGCGGCCGCGCTCGTTCTGGCGGGGTGTTCGGCTCCCACCCCGACGCCGACCGCGACGCGCACGCCGACCTCGACCCCGCGGCCCACCGGAACATCGGCGGCGGTCGCCGCGATCCCCTGGCAGCCGAGCGGCCGGACGACGGTCCTCGAGACCCGTCTGGAGGCTCCCTGGTCGGTGGTGCCGCTGCCGAGCGGGTCGGCGTTCCTCAGCGAGCGCGACTCTGGCACGATCCTCGAACGGTTGCCGTCGGGCGGTCTGCGCGAGGTCACGACGGTGCCCGGTGTCGTGCACCAGGGCGAGAGCGGACTGCTCGGGCTCGCCGTCCAGCAGCAGTCCGCCCCTCCCTTTCTCTATGCCTACCTGACCACCGCCGACGACAACCGCGTCGTCCGTATGGCGCTGACCGGCGTCCCGGGCAGCTACGCCCTCGGCGCTCCCGAGCCGGTCATCACGGGCATCCCGAAGGCGTCGAACCACGACGGCGGACGGATCGCGTTCGGCCCCGACGGCATGCTGTACATCACCGCCGGGGACGCCTCCGATCCGGGCAACGCGCAGGACGTCGCGTCGCTCGGCGGCAAGATCCTGCGCATCACGCCCGAGGGTCAGGTCCCGGGCGACAACCCGTTCCCCGGCTCGCCGGTCTGGTCGTACGGTCATCGCAACCCGCAGGGCATCGGCTGGGATTCGCGCGGAACGATGTGGGCGAGCGAGTTCGGTCAGAACACCTGGGACGAGCTGAACATCATCCGCCCGGGCTCGAACTACGGCTGGCCCGTCGTGGAGGGCGTCGGCGGCGATCCGAAGTACACCGACCCCGTCTACCAGTGGCCCACCGACGAAGCGAGCCCGAGCGGTCTGGCCATCGTGGGCGACACCATCTTCCTTGCCGCACTGCGCGGGGAGCGGTTGTGGACCGCCTGGCCCACCGACGGCGGAGCCCCCGTCACGGTCGCGCCCTTCTTCGACGGCCAGTTCGGCCGGCTGCGGGATGTGGTGGCCGTCGGTGACCGCATCTGGCTGCTGACCAACAACACCGACGGCAGAGGATCGCCGCGTGACGGCGACGACACGCTCATCGAGGCCGCATTGACGCCGGCCCAGGCTGTCAAGCGCCCGGGGTGA